Proteins from one Hoplias malabaricus isolate fHopMal1 chromosome 2, fHopMal1.hap1, whole genome shotgun sequence genomic window:
- the LOC136687711 gene encoding endonuclease domain-containing 1 protein-like, producing the protein MILLSPVLLLLLALSGCFTEVVDDFKNTCPQFFVNPGGIRSPPTVFTGKNYKQICQIRNNTYEYATLYDTDNKIPVYSAYRFEGLKNCDRDEKWYIEPQLEDISKQKEMEPEDTKFKYKHQAVKADYNKSGFNKGHLAPVYHAETQSCADATFTLTNAAPQDPSFNKGQWRKTEKDVATLLENKCKGNSRYIVTGVVPDKNRPPLNKNVTVPSHFWTAYCCIDNNHRVTASGGYLGKNKQVQVEALPVGELDRRLTALYGQRSFQVFGVKCDKSITNFALIQSRGLSLILCLDDDLFPTLFEKRKCMTLLRQERKGR; encoded by the exons ATGATCCTCCTCAGTCCTGTGCTTCTGCTGCTTTTGGCTCTGTCTGGATGCTTCACTGAAGTCGTAGATGATTTTAAAAACACGTGTCCCCAATTCTTTGTCAACCCAGGAGGAATTCGGTCTCCTCCGACTGTGTTCACAGGAAAAAACTACAAACAGATCTGTCAAATTCGAAATAACACGTATGAATACGCAACACTTTACGACACAGACAACAAGATCCCAGTGTACTCAGCCTACAGGTTTGAAGGTTTAAAGAATTGTGACAGAGATGAGAAGTGGTATATCGAACCCCAg CTTGAAGACATTtctaaacaaaaagaaatggaACCTGAAGATACAAAATTCAAATATAAACATCAAGCTGTCAAAGCTGACTACAACAAATCAGGCTTCAATAAAGGTCACCTGGCTCCAGTCTACCATGCAGAGACTCAGAGCTGCGCTGATGCTACATTCACCCTCACCAACGCTGCTCCACAAGACCCAAGTTTTAATAAAGGCCAGTGgaggaagacagagaaagaTGTGGCTACTCTTCTGGAGAACAAGTGCAAGGGTAATTCCAGATACATTGTCACTGGGGTGGTTCCAGACAAAAACAGACCTCCTCTAAATAAAAACGTTACTGTTCCCAGTCATTTCTGGACCGCTTACTGCTGCATAGACAACAATCACAGAGTGACTGCTTCAGGTGGTTACTTAGGAAAGAATAAACAAGTCCAAGTGGAGGCACTGCCAGTCGGAGAGTTAGACAGAAGACTCACTGCTCTGTACGGTCAAAGATCTTTCCAAGTTTTTGGTGTAAAATGCGATAAATCAATCACCAATTTTGCTTTGATTCAGAGTAGGGGACTGTCTCTGATTCTGTGTCTCGATGATGATTTATTTCCAACTCTGtttgagaaaagaaaatgtatgacTTTACTGCGCCAGGAAAGGAAGGGGCGTTAA